From Streptomyces griseorubiginosus, one genomic window encodes:
- a CDS encoding sugar ABC transporter permease has translation MAIQTPDLPTRARAGTAPDGASGGTRPGRRRLREQLTTQAFLVPIALVLVVLFVVPLAESVYYSFTDYSGSSPTRHLVGLRNYRQIFTDPSVLTGLGFTLLYAVATTLIVTVLAIPLAVILNRRFPGRSLVRAAFFFPAVPSMAILGLVWTFVLSPLSSGVINSVLGGLFGVGPVPWLSDNTLAKVSVIVVGVWAQTGWHAVLYLAYLQSVPRDYYEAATIDGATPRQQFFRITLPLLAPAMTVSQFLLLINGLRVYDLPFTLTNGGPGYATFTMTQVLVQRGIVEADYGLGAALSVIFLIAVAAVLSLQLSVTRRLERRFR, from the coding sequence ATGGCCATACAGACCCCCGACCTCCCCACCCGGGCCCGCGCCGGCACCGCGCCGGACGGCGCGTCCGGCGGGACCCGCCCCGGCCGCCGCCGGCTGCGCGAGCAGCTGACCACGCAGGCGTTCCTGGTGCCGATCGCCCTCGTCCTGGTGGTGCTGTTCGTGGTGCCGCTCGCCGAGTCGGTGTACTACAGCTTCACCGACTACAGCGGCTCCTCACCGACCCGGCACCTGGTCGGGCTGCGGAACTACCGGCAGATCTTCACCGACCCCTCGGTGCTGACGGGCCTCGGATTCACCCTGCTGTACGCGGTGGCGACCACCCTGATCGTGACCGTCCTGGCCATCCCGCTCGCGGTGATCCTCAACCGCCGCTTCCCCGGCCGGAGTCTGGTCCGCGCGGCGTTCTTCTTCCCCGCCGTACCCAGCATGGCGATCCTCGGCCTGGTGTGGACGTTCGTCCTGTCGCCGCTGTCCTCCGGGGTGATCAACTCCGTGCTGGGCGGCCTCTTCGGAGTCGGCCCGGTGCCGTGGCTGTCGGACAACACCCTGGCCAAGGTCTCGGTGATCGTGGTCGGGGTCTGGGCCCAGACCGGCTGGCACGCCGTCCTCTACCTCGCCTACCTCCAGTCCGTCCCCCGGGACTACTACGAGGCCGCCACCATCGACGGGGCCACCCCGCGCCAGCAGTTCTTCCGCATCACGCTGCCGCTGCTCGCCCCGGCCATGACGGTCAGCCAGTTCCTGCTGCTCATCAACGGCCTGAGGGTGTACGACCTGCCGTTCACCCTCACCAACGGCGGGCCCGGCTACGCCACCTTCACCATGACCCAGGTACTCGTGCAACGCGGCATCGTCGAGGCCGACTACGGGCTCGGCGCCGCACTGAGCGTGATCTTCCTGATCGCGGTCGCCGCCGTGCTGTCCCTCCAGCTCTCGGTGACCCGCAGGCTGGAAAGGAGGTTCCGGTGA
- a CDS encoding ABC transporter substrate-binding protein, whose product MSTNPTADSTPQLTRRRFVQGGLMAAVLGGTALGAAACSTSTAVGGGGGKGSVSFFSWDTQTVMKPVLDLFTKQTGASVSFSYAPPVPQYVSTLQTRLQAHTGADVFILTAEDKQLVGGGFVKNLTGQKFLEPMNSANKEFMTVDGKVYGLSISSWAGGIMYNKELLAKVGADKLPDSWDGFLDLCRKLKDKGITPYYDAAHDGNFMALWGLLGGYFDSRTAFPDADIFAGRTTFADTWTDPLVAYCKLYTEKLTPKAVLGLTGDQVVSEFANGRVAMFGAGTWNVPAVQKSAPKLSFQTEAIPGITPGTSYWTGAASPGYAINPKAKNPEAALKFLEFLASPDAVKAYGKSSGAITTTSNYTPSFADSITNQALGARSGKIYLPVVAWPRHSNELSQELNTQMQQMIQGSVKPKDIPAALDKKLKQLDAK is encoded by the coding sequence ATGTCCACCAACCCCACCGCAGACAGCACCCCCCAGCTCACCAGACGGCGCTTCGTGCAGGGCGGTCTCATGGCCGCCGTTCTCGGGGGGACCGCGCTGGGTGCCGCCGCCTGTTCCACCAGCACCGCGGTCGGCGGGGGCGGCGGGAAGGGGTCCGTCTCCTTCTTCTCCTGGGACACCCAGACCGTCATGAAGCCGGTGCTGGACCTGTTCACCAAGCAGACCGGCGCCTCCGTCTCCTTCTCCTACGCACCGCCGGTGCCGCAGTACGTCTCCACCCTGCAGACCCGCCTCCAGGCGCACACAGGCGCGGATGTCTTCATCCTCACCGCCGAGGACAAGCAGCTGGTCGGCGGCGGCTTCGTGAAGAACCTGACCGGCCAGAAGTTCCTGGAGCCCATGAACTCCGCCAACAAGGAGTTCATGACGGTCGACGGGAAGGTCTACGGACTGTCCATCTCCTCCTGGGCCGGCGGGATCATGTACAACAAGGAGCTGCTCGCCAAGGTCGGCGCGGACAAGCTGCCGGACAGCTGGGACGGGTTCCTGGACCTGTGCCGCAAGCTCAAGGACAAGGGCATCACCCCGTACTACGACGCCGCCCACGACGGCAACTTCATGGCGCTGTGGGGCCTGCTCGGCGGGTACTTCGACAGCCGGACCGCCTTCCCCGACGCCGACATCTTCGCGGGCAGAACCACCTTCGCCGACACCTGGACCGACCCGCTGGTCGCCTACTGCAAGCTGTACACCGAGAAGCTGACGCCCAAGGCCGTGCTGGGCCTGACCGGCGACCAGGTGGTCAGCGAGTTCGCCAACGGACGCGTGGCCATGTTCGGCGCCGGCACCTGGAACGTGCCCGCGGTCCAGAAGAGCGCCCCGAAGCTTTCCTTCCAGACCGAGGCCATCCCCGGCATCACCCCGGGCACCAGCTACTGGACCGGTGCCGCCAGCCCGGGCTACGCGATCAACCCCAAGGCCAAGAACCCCGAAGCCGCCCTGAAGTTCCTGGAGTTCCTGGCGAGCCCCGACGCCGTGAAGGCGTACGGCAAGTCCAGCGGCGCCATCACCACGACCAGCAACTACACGCCGAGCTTCGCCGACAGCATCACCAACCAGGCCCTCGGCGCCCGCTCCGGCAAGATCTACCTCCCCGTCGTCGCCTGGCCGCGCCACTCCAACGAGCTCAGCCAGGAGCTCAACACCCAGATGCAGCAGATGATCCAGGGCTCGGTCAAGCCCAAGGACATCCCCGCCGCGCTGGACAAGAAGCTCAAGCAGCTCGACGCGAAGTAG
- a CDS encoding glycosyl hydrolase translates to MASLAPAPAPLYEDPVHAGPTDPVVQYDGRQWWMFYTQRRSDVSAPGVAWVHGTAIGVATSTDGREWLYRGVLDSLPFEPGTNTFWAPEIVRAPDGVFHMYVSYIRGVPDRWEGHDRRILHYTSGDLWHWVLAGPVPLSSRRVIDACVHPLPDGSGWRMWYKDEAHGSHTWAADSADLYDWRVRGPVLEHRPHEGPNVFALDGRYWMVVDCWDGQDVFRSADLDDWTPAGRILDGSGIREDDRGVGHHADVVAGSDAAWIFYFTHPDRETEPPSADGPAQRRSVIQLARLTTDGDHLRLDRDTVPFHTLPLP, encoded by the coding sequence ATGGCCTCCCTTGCCCCCGCCCCGGCGCCCCTGTACGAGGACCCCGTCCACGCGGGCCCGACCGATCCCGTCGTGCAGTACGACGGCCGGCAGTGGTGGATGTTCTACACACAGCGTCGCTCCGACGTGTCGGCGCCCGGCGTCGCCTGGGTGCACGGCACCGCGATCGGCGTCGCGACCAGCACGGACGGCCGCGAGTGGCTCTACCGCGGAGTGCTGGACAGCCTCCCGTTCGAACCGGGCACCAACACGTTCTGGGCCCCGGAGATCGTGCGGGCGCCCGACGGGGTGTTCCACATGTACGTCAGCTACATCCGCGGGGTGCCGGACCGCTGGGAGGGCCACGACCGGCGGATCCTGCACTACACCAGCGGGGACCTGTGGCACTGGGTGCTGGCCGGGCCGGTGCCGCTCAGCTCACGCCGGGTCATCGACGCCTGCGTCCATCCGCTGCCGGACGGCTCGGGCTGGCGCATGTGGTACAAGGACGAGGCCCACGGCTCGCACACCTGGGCGGCGGACTCGGCGGACCTGTACGACTGGCGGGTGCGGGGTCCCGTGCTGGAGCACCGGCCGCACGAGGGACCGAACGTCTTCGCGCTGGACGGCCGGTACTGGATGGTCGTCGACTGCTGGGACGGCCAGGACGTGTTCCGCTCCGCCGACCTCGACGACTGGACCCCGGCGGGCCGCATCCTCGACGGCTCCGGCATCCGCGAGGACGACCGGGGTGTGGGACACCACGCCGACGTCGTCGCGGGCTCCGACGCGGCCTGGATCTTCTACTTCACCCACCCCGACCGGGAGACGGAGCCCCCGTCCGCCGACGGCCCGGCGCAGCGCCGCTCGGTGATTCAACTGGCCCGCCTCACGACGGACGGCGACCACCTCCGCCTGGACCGCGACACGGTCCCGTTCCACACCTTGCCACTCCCCTGA
- a CDS encoding glycoside hydrolase family 43 protein, whose protein sequence is MPQSAPRDHQAERPAGYLFAHFAGEHRPDGERIRFALSDTPRMDRWTELEDVPPLAPVGGGARDPYLVRAADGSGFHLLATDLRIHGGAGWEQAIAHGSRDLLVWHSADLREWDGPHRVEVMPEQAGCVWAPEAVYDPDREEYLVFWASTVYPDDDPGHESPSYQRMYRAATKDFRTFGEARVWVDKGYPVIDSTVVEHEGWFYRFTKDERLPGTADAPDAKFVFVERSRDLTAPAYEPVAQGVGRGAGGLPGLAHAEGPIVLPAPDGRGWLLLLDEFLGRGYVPFRADRLDSPVWLPVADPEFCVLPPGLRHGSVLPLTAAECAGLRSPAPAGA, encoded by the coding sequence GTGCCCCAGAGCGCCCCCCGCGACCACCAGGCCGAACGGCCCGCCGGCTACCTCTTCGCCCACTTCGCCGGCGAGCACCGCCCCGACGGCGAGCGGATCCGCTTCGCGCTCAGCGACACCCCCCGCATGGACCGATGGACCGAACTCGAAGATGTCCCCCCGCTCGCCCCCGTGGGCGGAGGGGCCCGGGACCCGTACCTGGTGCGGGCCGCGGACGGCAGCGGGTTCCATCTGCTCGCCACCGACCTGCGCATCCACGGCGGCGCGGGCTGGGAACAGGCGATCGCGCACGGCAGCCGCGACCTGCTGGTGTGGCACTCGGCCGACCTGCGCGAGTGGGACGGGCCGCACCGGGTCGAGGTCATGCCGGAGCAGGCCGGGTGCGTCTGGGCACCCGAGGCCGTCTACGACCCGGACCGCGAGGAGTACCTGGTGTTCTGGGCGTCCACCGTCTACCCGGACGACGACCCCGGGCACGAGAGCCCGTCGTACCAGCGCATGTACCGCGCGGCCACCAAGGACTTCCGCACGTTCGGCGAGGCACGGGTGTGGGTCGACAAGGGCTATCCCGTCATCGACTCCACGGTCGTGGAGCACGAGGGCTGGTTCTACCGGTTCACGAAGGACGAGCGGCTGCCCGGCACCGCGGACGCCCCGGACGCCAAGTTCGTCTTCGTGGAGCGCTCCCGGGACCTGACCGCCCCGGCCTACGAGCCCGTCGCACAGGGCGTGGGCCGCGGCGCCGGAGGACTGCCCGGGCTGGCGCACGCGGAGGGGCCGATCGTGCTCCCGGCACCCGACGGGCGGGGCTGGCTGCTCCTGCTGGACGAGTTCCTCGGCCGCGGCTACGTGCCGTTCCGGGCCGACCGCCTGGACAGTCCCGTGTGGCTCCCCGTGGCCGACCCGGAGTTCTGCGTCCTGCCACCGGGACTCCGGCACGGCTCGGTGCTGCCGCTCACCGCGGCCGAGTGCGCGGGGCTGCGCAGCCCCGCCCCCGCCGGAGCCTAA
- a CDS encoding LacI family DNA-binding transcriptional regulator, with product MSTMHDVAQRAGVSLKTVSRVVNGEPNVSEQTRRKVDAAIAELDFRPNSVARNLRTGRIDLVGLALPHLSQPYFSSLAEEIMREAERHGLTVLIELTEGAAEAELALVREHGPHLGGLLMYPVGLSDAQALTVARTVPTVFISERAYDAPVDRVAMANQEGVRALVGHMVSLGYTRIAALGADHTDRPERAAAHLRLEGYREGLRDAGLPYVPDLVLEVGTPHWNRQEGATAMRRLIDQGVPFDAVVAFADVLALGALHTLQEAGVRVPAEVAVAGFDDTDDARYAHPALTSLAPGRSQIAREALVLLNDRMNGTVERDSGRLVVADHQLTVRESTLGGMPAWGGA from the coding sequence ATGTCCACGATGCATGACGTGGCCCAGCGGGCCGGGGTGTCACTGAAGACGGTCTCCCGTGTGGTCAACGGCGAGCCCAACGTCAGCGAACAGACCCGGCGCAAGGTCGACGCGGCCATAGCCGAGCTGGACTTCCGGCCCAACTCGGTCGCCCGCAATCTGCGCACCGGCCGGATCGACCTCGTCGGACTCGCCCTGCCCCACCTGTCCCAGCCCTACTTCTCCTCGCTCGCCGAGGAGATCATGCGAGAGGCGGAACGCCACGGACTCACGGTGCTGATCGAGCTCACCGAAGGAGCCGCCGAGGCCGAACTCGCCCTGGTCCGGGAGCACGGTCCGCACCTGGGCGGGCTGTTGATGTACCCGGTGGGGCTGTCCGACGCCCAGGCCCTCACCGTGGCACGGACCGTGCCGACCGTGTTCATCTCCGAACGGGCCTACGACGCACCCGTCGACCGGGTCGCCATGGCCAACCAGGAAGGCGTCCGGGCCCTCGTCGGACACATGGTGTCGCTGGGATACACCCGGATCGCGGCCCTCGGCGCCGACCACACCGACCGGCCCGAGCGGGCCGCCGCCCACCTGCGCCTGGAGGGCTACCGCGAGGGACTGCGGGACGCCGGTCTGCCCTACGTCCCCGACCTGGTCCTCGAAGTGGGCACCCCGCACTGGAACCGCCAGGAGGGAGCCACCGCCATGCGCCGGCTGATCGACCAGGGTGTCCCCTTCGACGCCGTGGTCGCCTTCGCGGACGTCCTGGCGCTCGGCGCCCTGCACACCCTGCAGGAGGCGGGGGTGCGGGTCCCGGCCGAGGTGGCCGTCGCCGGGTTCGACGACACCGACGACGCCCGGTACGCGCACCCGGCGCTCACCTCGCTCGCCCCCGGCAGGAGCCAGATCGCACGCGAGGCCCTGGTCCTGCTGAACGACCGCATGAACGGTACGGTCGAGCGGGATTCCGGCCGGCTGGTCGTCGCCGACCACCAACTGACCGTCCGTGAATCGACTTTGGGAGGGATGCCCGCATGGGGCGGAGCGTGA
- a CDS encoding LacI family DNA-binding transcriptional regulator, which produces MRTVAEKAGVSTKTVSNVINGTGSFSPETEHRVRAAVEELGYRLNPFARGLRSQRTGTIALVLPNVHQPFNAELAEQVIRAPETQGLKVVVETTRGDAERERAVLSTSHKELVDGVIYVPQALTAEEYLPLPLTQPTVVLGERPAQAAGTHLDYVEIADEQGTHAAVSHLLAQGRRRIAALCEQAEPRAGGRRLRGYRRALEDAGVAYDDSLVIGVDDADLWSAGAGAVARLLRTRVRFDALFCYNDVVAIGALSVLARSGVSVPDDVALAGFDDIEAARFASTPLTTVDPQRAVIARTAVSLLRSRMDLEDFRDLPGRCESAGFALRVRRSSAAAPGLPGVD; this is translated from the coding sequence ATGCGTACCGTGGCCGAGAAGGCGGGCGTGTCGACGAAGACGGTCTCCAACGTCATCAACGGCACCGGCTCCTTCAGCCCCGAGACGGAACACCGCGTCCGTGCGGCCGTCGAGGAACTCGGCTACCGGCTCAACCCCTTCGCCCGCGGGCTGCGCTCGCAGCGCACCGGCACCATCGCGCTGGTCCTCCCGAACGTCCACCAGCCGTTCAACGCGGAGCTGGCCGAACAGGTCATCCGGGCTCCGGAGACCCAGGGCCTGAAGGTGGTCGTCGAGACCACCCGGGGAGACGCCGAGCGGGAACGCGCCGTCCTGTCCACCTCGCACAAGGAACTCGTGGACGGGGTCATCTACGTGCCGCAGGCTCTCACCGCCGAGGAGTACCTGCCGCTGCCGCTCACCCAGCCCACCGTCGTCCTCGGCGAGCGCCCCGCCCAGGCGGCCGGGACGCACCTGGACTACGTCGAGATCGCCGACGAGCAGGGAACCCACGCGGCCGTCAGCCATCTCCTCGCCCAGGGCAGGCGCCGTATCGCCGCCCTGTGCGAACAGGCGGAACCCCGGGCCGGCGGCCGGCGTCTGCGCGGTTACCGCAGAGCTCTCGAGGACGCCGGGGTCGCCTACGACGACTCGCTGGTGATCGGTGTGGACGACGCCGACCTGTGGTCCGCCGGCGCCGGCGCGGTGGCCCGTCTGCTGCGCACCCGCGTCCGCTTCGACGCCCTGTTCTGCTACAACGACGTGGTCGCCATCGGTGCGCTGTCGGTCCTCGCCCGCAGCGGCGTCTCCGTCCCGGACGACGTGGCCCTGGCGGGCTTCGACGACATCGAGGCGGCCCGCTTCGCCTCGACCCCGCTGACCACCGTCGACCCGCAGCGCGCGGTGATCGCCCGCACAGCGGTGTCGCTCCTGCGTTCCCGCATGGACCTGGAGGACTTCCGGGACCTCCCCGGCCGCTGCGAGAGCGCCGGCTTCGCCCTGCGGGTGCGGCGGTCTTCCGCGGCCGCGCCGGGCCTCCCCGGGGTCGACTGA
- a CDS encoding amphi-Trp domain-containing protein, producing MKDLKFEQKSSLSRAEAADRLDALAAALREGGEAELELGSGTTVSLRIPDDLRTEVEVEVGDGEIELEIEFKWSTRRPRTAPPQPAARTEKAAGKKTVPARSGRTGTDARRGKSG from the coding sequence ATGAAGGATCTCAAGTTCGAGCAGAAGAGCTCGCTGTCGCGCGCCGAGGCGGCTGACCGGCTCGACGCGCTCGCGGCCGCGCTGAGAGAGGGCGGGGAGGCCGAACTGGAACTCGGCTCCGGAACGACGGTGAGCCTGCGGATCCCCGACGACCTGCGCACCGAGGTGGAGGTCGAGGTCGGAGACGGGGAGATCGAGCTGGAGATCGAGTTCAAGTGGTCGACGCGACGGCCCCGGACGGCGCCGCCGCAGCCGGCCGCCCGTACGGAGAAGGCCGCGGGGAAGAAGACCGTGCCCGCCCGGTCCGGTCGCACCGGCACCGACGCCAGGAGGGGCAAGAGCGGCTGA
- a CDS encoding class II glutamine amidotransferase — translation MCRWLAYSGTPLLLDTILYKPAHSLIDQSLHSRMGVETTNGDGFGVGWYSEESIDTPALFTDVGPAWNNRNLRELADHVRSPLFFAHIRATTGTAVQQTNCHPFRHGRWMWMHNGAIADFHLVRRDLSLLVEPGLYADIEGTTDSEVMFYLALTFGLDEDPPGAVSRMVGAVERVGHAHGVEFPLQMTIGVTDGVRIWSFRYSSQGASRSLFYSTRVDTLRTLHPDAAFLREVSDDTRLVVSEPLGNLPGAWNEVPESSYGVIQDGADELYRFVPEPV, via the coding sequence ATGTGCCGATGGCTCGCTTACTCGGGAACCCCCCTGCTCCTCGACACCATCCTCTACAAACCGGCCCACTCGCTGATCGACCAGAGCCTCCACTCACGCATGGGTGTCGAGACGACCAACGGCGACGGTTTCGGCGTCGGGTGGTACTCGGAGGAGAGCATCGACACCCCGGCCCTGTTCACAGACGTGGGCCCCGCGTGGAACAACCGGAACCTGAGGGAGCTCGCGGACCATGTCCGCTCCCCGTTGTTCTTCGCCCACATCAGGGCGACCACCGGCACGGCGGTGCAGCAGACGAACTGCCACCCGTTCCGGCACGGCCGCTGGATGTGGATGCACAACGGCGCCATCGCGGACTTCCACCTGGTGCGCCGCGACCTGTCCCTGCTCGTCGAGCCCGGCCTGTACGCCGACATCGAGGGCACCACGGACTCGGAGGTGATGTTCTACCTGGCGCTCACCTTCGGCCTGGACGAGGATCCGCCGGGCGCGGTGTCCCGGATGGTGGGCGCGGTGGAGCGCGTCGGCCACGCCCACGGTGTCGAGTTCCCGCTGCAGATGACGATCGGCGTGACCGACGGCGTGCGCATATGGTCGTTCCGCTACTCGAGCCAGGGCGCTTCCCGGTCGCTGTTCTACAGCACCCGCGTGGACACCCTGCGCACCCTGCACCCCGACGCGGCGTTCCTGCGGGAGGTGTCCGACGACACCCGCCTCGTCGTCTCCGAACCCCTCGGCAACCTGCCCGGCGCCTGGAACGAGGTGCCGGAGAGCAGTTACGGCGTCATCCAGGACGGGGCCGACGAGCTGTACCGCTTCGTCCCGGAACCCGTGTGA
- a CDS encoding glycoside hydrolase family 36 protein produces the protein MACLVPLVEVTATGHGRLWSGERFIETAIGERLAYRDHETVEVGGGRERTTIRLTDAVTGLTAEVVLETGVGGAGGAVSAGAGSGSGSAAAAAGSAAAGSGSVAESWAGVDTAAAGSVGSGSAPDSWSGVDPAGAGSAGSGSTPAGPAGTTRRPARGGFLRARVRLVNEGRVPVRLESVSTLTLGGIAEGALDGLTLHWADNDWLAECRWRQAPYRDQVVPLNRSAHGHEGRGCFERYSQGSWSTGRHLPVAGLTDRDGRAWLWQIESSAGWRFETGEREGAAYVALFGPDDAHHQWQHTLAPGQEFTTVPAVLVRTETGGLDAAFGVLTDYRRGIRRDHPDHRALPVIYNDYMNTLMGDPTTERLLPLIESAAAAGAEVFVIDAGWYDDDAQGWWDAVGAWEAAPNRFPGGLPEVLDTIRRHGMTPGLWLEPEVVGVRSPLARALPDEAFFRRGGLRVTEHGRHHLDLRHPAARAHLDEVVDRLVGEWGVGYLKLDYNINIGPGTEHGPESPGAGLLGHHRAHLDWLASVLDRHPGLVLENCGSGGLRMDYAQLALAQLQSTSDQQDFLRYPPIAAAAPTAVTPEQAAVWAYPQPHFTPDEIAFTLTGALLGRIHLSGFLNLMSAEQFALVRSAISVYRDIRGEIHDAHPFWPLGLPGWEDTWITHGLHTADGALLTVWRRESPAGAPGPDVVSIPLPHLRGSHPEPVVLYPTVFDCTARWDPDRGLLTVHLPRPGTAALLRLHTVS, from the coding sequence ATGGCCTGTCTCGTTCCGCTGGTGGAGGTCACGGCGACCGGGCATGGGCGCCTGTGGTCGGGCGAGCGGTTCATCGAGACGGCCATCGGCGAGCGTCTGGCGTACCGCGACCACGAGACGGTCGAGGTGGGGGGCGGGCGCGAGCGTACGACGATCAGGCTGACGGATGCGGTGACCGGCCTGACCGCGGAGGTTGTGCTGGAGACGGGGGTTGGGGGGGCTGGCGGGGCGGTCTCGGCCGGGGCGGGGTCGGGGTCGGGGTCGGCAGCAGCAGCGGCGGGATCGGCAGCGGCGGGGTCGGGTTCTGTCGCTGAGAGCTGGGCCGGCGTGGATACGGCCGCGGCGGGTTCTGTGGGTTCGGGTTCCGCCCCGGATAGCTGGTCCGGCGTGGACCCGGCCGGAGCGGGATCGGCGGGATCGGGTTCCACCCCCGCGGGCCCGGCCGGTACGACCAGGCGGCCCGCCCGCGGCGGGTTCCTGCGGGCCCGGGTGCGGCTGGTCAACGAGGGCCGTGTGCCGGTCCGGCTGGAGAGCGTGAGCACCCTGACCCTCGGTGGCATTGCCGAAGGCGCCCTCGACGGCCTCACCCTGCACTGGGCGGACAACGACTGGCTCGCCGAATGCCGTTGGCGGCAGGCCCCCTACCGCGACCAGGTCGTCCCGTTGAACAGGTCCGCCCACGGGCACGAGGGCCGCGGCTGCTTCGAGCGGTACTCGCAGGGAAGCTGGTCCACCGGCCGCCACCTCCCCGTCGCCGGCCTCACCGACCGGGACGGCCGCGCCTGGCTGTGGCAGATCGAGTCCAGCGCAGGCTGGCGGTTCGAGACCGGTGAACGCGAAGGCGCCGCCTACGTAGCCCTGTTCGGCCCCGACGACGCCCACCACCAGTGGCAGCACACCCTCGCCCCCGGCCAGGAGTTCACCACCGTGCCCGCCGTCCTGGTGCGGACGGAGACCGGTGGCCTGGACGCCGCGTTCGGGGTCCTGACGGACTACCGCAGGGGCATCCGCCGCGACCACCCCGACCACCGCGCGCTGCCGGTGATCTACAACGACTACATGAACACCCTCATGGGTGACCCCACCACCGAACGGCTGCTGCCCCTGATCGAGTCCGCGGCCGCCGCCGGAGCGGAGGTGTTCGTCATCGACGCGGGCTGGTACGACGACGACGCCCAGGGCTGGTGGGACGCCGTCGGAGCATGGGAAGCCGCTCCGAACCGGTTCCCGGGCGGTCTGCCGGAGGTCCTGGACACGATCAGGCGCCACGGCATGACCCCGGGGCTCTGGCTCGAACCCGAGGTCGTCGGCGTCCGCAGCCCCCTGGCCCGCGCCCTGCCCGACGAGGCGTTCTTCCGGCGCGGCGGGCTCCGCGTCACCGAACACGGGCGGCACCACCTCGACCTGCGCCACCCCGCCGCCCGTGCCCACCTCGACGAGGTCGTGGACCGGCTGGTCGGCGAGTGGGGGGTCGGCTACCTCAAACTCGACTACAACATCAACATCGGCCCCGGCACGGAGCACGGCCCCGAGAGCCCGGGGGCGGGCCTGCTCGGACACCACCGCGCCCATCTCGACTGGCTGGCCTCGGTCCTCGACCGGCATCCCGGCCTGGTCCTGGAGAACTGCGGTTCGGGCGGTCTGCGCATGGACTACGCGCAGTTGGCCCTGGCCCAGCTCCAGTCCACCAGCGACCAGCAGGACTTCCTGCGCTACCCCCCGATCGCCGCGGCGGCGCCGACCGCGGTGACCCCGGAGCAGGCGGCGGTGTGGGCCTACCCGCAGCCGCACTTCACCCCGGACGAGATCGCCTTCACCCTCACCGGCGCGCTCCTGGGCCGTATCCACCTCTCCGGCTTCCTCAACCTCATGAGCGCCGAACAGTTCGCGCTCGTCCGCTCGGCCATCTCCGTCTACCGGGACATCCGAGGGGAGATCCACGACGCCCACCCCTTCTGGCCCCTCGGTCTGCCGGGCTGGGAGGACACGTGGATCACGCATGGCCTGCACACCGCCGACGGCGCGCTGCTCACCGTGTGGCGCCGGGAGTCACCCGCCGGCGCGCCCGGCCCCGACGTCGTCTCCATCCCCCTCCCCCACCTGCGGGGCAGCCACCCCGAACCGGTAGTCCTCTACCCGACCGTCTTCGACTGCACCGCGCGATGGGATCCGGACCGCGGACTGCTCACCGTCCACCTGCCCCGCCCCGGCACCGCCGCTCTCCTCCGCCTGCACACCGTGAGCTGA